A genome region from Candidatus Eremiobacterota bacterium includes the following:
- a CDS encoding SGNH/GDSL hydrolase family protein has product MRRSALLASLAVLAACARRPAAAPQARPTPGRPVRIVALGDSLAFGTGASAPRKGFVFQAFLLVLERHPGSRIDNYAIPGSVAADVLRVQVPRLAHARADAIVVCAGGNDVVHRNPPAAFAATYARLVARVRALQPRAAIVCCGIPDVGLSPLFTGADHDEVAGLSRTDDAAVRAIALRNGAAFADLYAVTRPHGSIIRYLSDDRFHPSDAGHAALAAVLVPVLLRALR; this is encoded by the coding sequence ATGCGGCGTAGCGCGCTCCTCGCGTCGCTTGCCGTTCTGGCCGCGTGCGCACGCCGTCCCGCCGCCGCGCCGCAGGCGCGCCCGACGCCGGGTCGGCCGGTGCGAATCGTCGCGCTCGGCGACTCGCTCGCGTTCGGTACCGGCGCCTCCGCGCCGCGCAAAGGCTTCGTTTTTCAAGCCTTTCTGCTCGTTCTCGAGCGGCATCCTGGCAGCCGGATCGATAATTACGCGATCCCGGGTTCGGTAGCGGCCGACGTGTTGCGCGTGCAGGTGCCGCGGCTGGCACACGCGCGCGCCGACGCGATCGTCGTTTGTGCCGGCGGCAACGACGTCGTGCACCGCAACCCGCCGGCCGCGTTCGCGGCGACGTACGCGCGCTTGGTCGCGCGCGTGCGCGCATTGCAGCCGCGCGCTGCGATCGTGTGCTGCGGCATCCCCGACGTCGGCTTGAGCCCGCTCTTCACCGGCGCCGACCACGACGAGGTTGCCGGACTCTCGCGCACCGACGACGCCGCCGTCCGCGCGATCGCGCTCCGCAACGGTGCTGCGTTCGCCGACTTGTACGCGGTGACACGTCCGCACGGCTCGATCATCCGCTACCTCTCCGACGACCGCTTCCACCCCTCCGACGCCGGTCACGCGGCCCTAGCCGCGGTGCTCGTGCCCGTGCTGCTGCGCGCGCTGCGCTAA